The Mycolicibacterium mageritense genome contains a region encoding:
- a CDS encoding carboxymuconolactone decarboxylase family protein — MTDVREQGLRVFRELLPDSELQLRDGTFGDELLEIGVDNVFGRLWAREGLSLRDRSLVTLGILIALRATDELKAHVQIARTNGLSEDEIAEVIYHSSGYAGFPAANTACKVARESLREGIASTE, encoded by the coding sequence ATGACTGACGTACGCGAACAGGGTCTGCGGGTGTTCCGGGAGTTACTGCCCGACAGTGAATTGCAGTTGCGGGACGGCACTTTCGGCGACGAACTGCTCGAGATCGGCGTCGACAACGTGTTCGGCCGGTTGTGGGCCCGCGAAGGCCTGAGCCTTCGGGACCGCAGCCTCGTCACGCTGGGCATCCTGATCGCGCTGCGGGCCACCGACGAGCTCAAAGCCCACGTGCAGATCGCCCGCACCAACGGGCTTTCTGAGGACGAGATCGCCGAGGTCATCTACCACTCCAGCGGATACGCGGGCTTCCCCGCCGCCAACACGGCCTGCAAGGTCGCGCGCGAGTCACTTCGCGAGGGCATAGCGTCTACGGAATGA
- a CDS encoding GDP-mannose 4,6-dehydratase, producing MRTLVTGAAGFIGSTLVDRLLADGHSVVGIDDLSTGRVDNLQDADNDKNFEFVKADIVDADLIGLLAEMRPEVVFHLAAQISVKRSVDDPQLDSTVNVVGTVRLAEAARRAGVRKVVHTSSGGSIYGTPPVYPTSEDVATDPASPYAASKVAGEVYLNTFRNLYDLDCSHIAPANVYGPRQDPHGEAGVVAIFAQALLAGRPTKIFGDGSDTRDYVYVDDVVDAFVRASGTEGGGLRFNVGTGVETSTRELHTVIAKAVGAADEPEFHPPRLGDLRRSKLDISRAKKLLGWQPDVALSTGVERTVDFFRNNPR from the coding sequence GTGCGAACACTGGTGACGGGCGCGGCGGGTTTCATCGGATCGACGCTGGTAGATCGGCTACTGGCAGACGGGCACAGCGTCGTCGGCATCGATGACCTCAGCACCGGTCGGGTCGACAACCTGCAGGATGCCGACAACGACAAGAACTTCGAGTTCGTCAAGGCTGACATCGTCGACGCCGATCTGATCGGGCTGCTCGCCGAGATGCGGCCCGAGGTGGTGTTCCATCTCGCAGCGCAGATCTCGGTCAAGCGCTCGGTCGACGATCCGCAGCTCGATTCGACGGTCAACGTGGTCGGCACGGTGCGGCTGGCCGAGGCCGCGCGGCGGGCCGGCGTGCGCAAGGTCGTGCACACGTCGTCAGGCGGTTCGATCTACGGCACCCCGCCGGTCTATCCGACGAGCGAGGACGTCGCGACCGATCCGGCGTCGCCGTACGCGGCGAGCAAGGTGGCCGGCGAGGTGTATCTCAACACCTTCCGCAACCTCTACGACCTGGACTGCTCGCACATCGCGCCGGCCAATGTGTACGGCCCGCGGCAGGATCCGCACGGCGAGGCGGGCGTGGTGGCGATCTTCGCGCAGGCCCTGCTGGCCGGCCGGCCGACCAAGATCTTCGGAGACGGCAGCGACACCCGCGATTACGTGTACGTCGACGACGTCGTGGACGCCTTCGTACGGGCGTCGGGCACCGAGGGCGGTGGATTGCGGTTCAACGTGGGCACGGGTGTGGAGACCTCGACGCGCGAGCTGCACACCGTGATCGCCAAGGCGGTCGGCGCAGCGGACGAGCCCGAGTTCCATCCGCCGCGCCTGGGGGATCTGCGGCGTTCGAAACTGGACATCAGCCGGGCGAAGAAACTGCTCGGTTGGCAGCCGGACGTGGCGCTTTCGACGGGCGTCGAGCGGACTGTCGATTTCTTCCGCAACAATCCTCGATGA